Below is a genomic region from Pseudarthrobacter sulfonivorans.
TGCGCCGGACGCGTCCAACATACACGTCGATGGAGCGGAATGCCGCGCCGGGGCAGTCCAGGGACTCGAGGACGCGTTGCAGTTCTTCACGTTGAATCGTCCGCGACTGGTTTTCCACGAGGTACCTCAGGAGGCTGAATTCCATGTGGGTGAAGCTGACCGGGACACCATCCAGAAGTACGGTGTCCGCGGCCAGATCCACTGCCACGATGCTCCGTCGCCCGGCCAGGGAGACTGGCGGGGCGACGACGGCGGCGGTGCCGTTTCCGGCGTCGGACGCCGTTTCCGAAACATCAGCGCCGCCGTCGGGACCGTCTGAACCTTCGACGCAGGCCGTTCCGGCCGCGGTCCACAGGTGGACTCCGGCTTCCGGAGCGAGCTGGCGGGCACGCGCCAGGACCGCTTGGGCGGCCTGGGCCCAG
It encodes:
- a CDS encoding winged helix-turn-helix domain-containing protein, whose amino-acid sequence is MAVNVHAPYPRPRLQPRGLAVWLQPCEGQDIDPAVWAQAAQAVLARARQLAPEAGVHLWTAAGTACVEGSDGPDGGADVSETASDAGNGTAAVVAPPVSLAGRRSIVAVDLAADTVLLDGVPVSFTHMEFSLLRYLVENQSRTIQREELQRVLESLDCPGAAFRSIDVYVGRVRRKLGSARHAIATVRGGGYQFVPGPGSTVRGPAEYCI